From the genome of Bacteroides sp. MSB163, one region includes:
- a CDS encoding LytTR family DNA-binding domain-containing protein, producing MMKYLLVEDERFAYEEMKRMMEKLRPDYQLEAWTATVEQTVQFLKHHPVDLVLLDIRLTDGNSFDIFEQIQVTTPVIFTTAYDEHAIQAFKVNSVDYLLKPVEEDDLLAALRKFEQLRVVQSPVTDYRKLEEALMSNCKKNRFLIQKGDAYHYVETSDTAFFYSEEKVVFLHAFSDKRYIVDYTLEQIEQLLDERTFFRVSRNCIANINSIRKISKYFNSRLKLSFQPECPHEVLISRVRVPDFLKWVDGVL from the coding sequence ATGATGAAATACCTGTTAGTAGAAGACGAACGTTTCGCTTATGAAGAGATGAAGCGGATGATGGAGAAGTTACGCCCCGATTATCAATTGGAGGCATGGACAGCCACTGTGGAGCAGACCGTACAATTTCTGAAACATCATCCGGTAGATTTGGTGTTGCTGGATATCCGGTTGACGGATGGAAACAGTTTCGACATTTTTGAGCAGATACAGGTCACGACTCCTGTTATTTTTACTACCGCCTATGATGAGCATGCCATACAGGCTTTTAAAGTGAATAGTGTGGACTATCTGCTAAAGCCTGTGGAGGAAGATGATTTACTGGCGGCATTAAGGAAATTTGAACAGCTCAGGGTTGTGCAATCTCCCGTTACCGATTACAGGAAACTGGAAGAAGCATTGATGAGTAATTGTAAAAAGAACCGTTTCCTTATCCAGAAAGGTGATGCGTATCATTATGTGGAGACTTCAGATACCGCTTTCTTCTACAGTGAAGAAAAAGTAGTCTTTCTGCATGCCTTTTCAGATAAACGCTATATTGTGGACTATACTTTGGAACAGATAGAGCAGTTGCTGGATGAGAGGACTTTCTTCCGTGTTTCCCGCAATTGCATTGCTAATATCAATTCTATCCGTAAGATATCCAAGTACTTCAACAGTCGGTTGAAGTTGAGCTTCCAGCCTGAATGTCCGCACGAGGTTTTAATCAGTCGTGTGCGGGTTCCTGATTTCCTGAAGTGGGTGGATGGTGTGCTTTAA
- a CDS encoding O-methyltransferase — MSIDEYILQHIDDEGDYLKALYRDTHIKLLYPRMASGHLQGRMLKMFVKMIRPHRILEIGTYSGYSALCMAEGLPEDGMLYTFEINDEQEDFTRPWLENSAYADKIRFYIGDALEMVPQLDLSFDLAFIDGDKRKYIDYYEMVLSRLSDGGYIIADNTLWDGHVLEEQPHRTDLQTIGIKAFNDLVAQDARVEKVILPLRDGLTIIRKK, encoded by the coding sequence ATGAGCATAGACGAATATATTTTGCAGCACATTGACGATGAAGGTGATTATCTGAAAGCCCTTTATCGGGATACACATATTAAATTGTTGTATCCGCGTATGGCATCAGGCCATTTGCAAGGGCGGATGCTAAAGATGTTTGTCAAAATGATACGTCCTCATCGTATTCTGGAAATAGGTACTTATAGCGGTTATTCTGCTCTTTGCATGGCCGAAGGATTACCGGAAGACGGAATGTTATACACGTTTGAGATCAATGATGAACAAGAAGACTTCACCCGTCCCTGGTTGGAGAATTCTGCTTATGCGGATAAGATCAGGTTTTATATAGGTGATGCGTTGGAAATGGTTCCACAGTTGGATCTTAGTTTCGACCTTGCCTTTATTGATGGTGACAAGCGTAAATATATCGATTATTATGAGATGGTGCTGTCGCGTCTTTCCGATGGCGGTTACATTATTGCCGATAATACTTTGTGGGACGGTCATGTTCTTGAAGAACAACCGCATCGTACTGATCTGCAGACTATAGGAATCAAGGCTTTCAATGACCTTGTCGCACAGGATGCACGGGTAGAGAAGGTAATTCTTCCTTTGCGTGACGGACTGACCATTATCCGCAAGAAATGA
- a CDS encoding FtsX-like permease family protein produces MNLPFYIARRYLFSKKKHNAINIISGISVCGVALATLALVCTLSVFNGFQDMVAGFFTAFDPELKITVREGKVFEPQGTAFQEVRSLPEIDVWTETLEENAMVQYKDRQAMAIIKGVEDNFEELTSIDSLLYGAGEFILHDSIVDYGVLGVELISELGTGLQFVDPLQVYAPKRNVRVNMANPSASFNRDYLFSPGVVFVVNQQKYDARYILTSLSFARNLFNYDTEVSAVELKLKPGADVTAVQRKIARILGDEFVVLDRYEQQADVFRIMEIEKFISYLFLTFILAIACFNVIGSLSMLILDKREDVETLRNLGADDRLIARIFLFEGRLISLFGALSGIVLGLLLCYIQQRFGIISLGGGNGGFIVDAYPVSVHVTDVMLIFVTVITVGFLSVWYPVHYLTRRLLKK; encoded by the coding sequence GTGAACCTTCCCTTCTACATAGCCCGGCGTTATCTCTTCTCCAAGAAGAAGCACAACGCTATCAATATCATTTCCGGCATTTCGGTGTGTGGAGTGGCATTGGCTACGTTGGCATTGGTCTGTACACTCTCCGTGTTCAATGGTTTTCAGGACATGGTGGCAGGGTTCTTTACAGCCTTTGATCCGGAATTGAAAATTACGGTTCGTGAAGGAAAAGTATTTGAACCGCAGGGGACGGCCTTTCAGGAAGTGCGCTCTTTGCCGGAGATTGATGTCTGGACGGAGACGCTGGAAGAGAATGCCATGGTGCAATATAAGGACCGTCAGGCTATGGCTATTATTAAAGGGGTGGAAGATAACTTCGAGGAGCTTACGTCTATTGATAGTTTGCTGTACGGTGCAGGTGAGTTTATCCTGCATGACTCTATCGTAGATTATGGCGTATTGGGTGTGGAATTGATATCTGAGTTGGGAACAGGACTTCAGTTTGTTGATCCCCTTCAGGTGTATGCTCCCAAACGGAATGTACGCGTGAATATGGCTAATCCTTCCGCTTCTTTCAATCGTGATTACCTTTTCTCTCCCGGTGTAGTGTTTGTTGTTAATCAGCAGAAGTATGATGCACGCTACATTCTTACTTCTCTTAGCTTTGCCCGTAATCTTTTTAATTATGACACGGAGGTGTCTGCTGTTGAATTGAAGTTGAAGCCGGGGGCGGATGTTACGGCTGTGCAGAGAAAGATTGCCCGTATTCTAGGTGATGAATTTGTGGTACTGGACCGTTATGAGCAGCAGGCTGATGTGTTCCGTATTATGGAGATAGAGAAATTCATATCTTATCTTTTCCTCACATTTATTCTTGCGATAGCCTGTTTCAATGTGATTGGTTCTCTTTCCATGTTGATCTTGGATAAACGCGAAGACGTAGAGACTCTGCGTAATCTTGGAGCTGATGATCGCTTGATAGCCCGTATATTTTTGTTTGAAGGCCGGCTTATTTCCCTGTTCGGTGCACTTTCCGGTATTGTTTTGGGGCTGTTGCTTTGCTATATCCAGCAGCGTTTCGGTATTATTTCCTTAGGTGGCGGTAATGGCGGCTTTATTGTGGATGCTTATCCTGTCAGTGTGCATGTAACGGATGTCATGCTGATATTTGTTACGGTTATCACGGTCGGATTCCTTTCGGTGTGGTATCCGGTGCACTATTTGACGCGGCGGTTACTGAAGAAATAA
- the rbfA gene encoding 30S ribosome-binding factor RbfA: protein METTRQNKISRLLQKELSEIFLLQTKSMPGVLISVSAVRISPDLSVARVYLSIFPSEKAEEIIKNVNDNMKSIRYELGTRVRHQLRIIPELKFFVDDSLDYLEKIDELLK from the coding sequence ATGGAAACTACCAGACAGAACAAAATATCCCGTTTGCTTCAAAAAGAATTGAGTGAAATTTTCTTGTTGCAGACTAAGTCGATGCCAGGTGTACTGATCTCTGTCAGTGCTGTGCGTATCAGCCCGGACTTGAGTGTCGCACGTGTTTATCTCAGTATCTTCCCTTCGGAAAAGGCGGAGGAGATAATAAAGAATGTCAATGATAATATGAAGTCTATCCGTTATGAGTTGGGGACCCGTGTGCGTCATCAGCTTCGTATCATTCCAGAACTGAAGTTCTTTGTGGATGATTCACTGGATTATCTTGAAAAAATAGATGAATTGTTGAAGTGA
- a CDS encoding tetratricopeptide repeat-containing sensor histidine kinase, which yields MKKATLIILFISGMLFQIKAYPSHQTEQQFRDSIFQVVKSETNDTLRSKILRDAFQQYIGKKVGTEFLDSALVLSRQKGMHEEELYTLFDYCRHYEFQADASEMERCFQNLKEASYRYKDYSLYYTIWLSILQTKCAQGDTEYAIMQAREMQKEADRIQYDRGVFVSLIALAQAQDFAEQYDEAVASYKQALIVNPDANNHSLMLIHENLAGIYLAQQKYTEARSELELLQEVLKKMVEEDPQSTNILRNIFLETEIYFGMVYAKAEDKDSLKLHLARAEKYYDKDIFFSYYIDYHALWGVYYKLIKDWGKCFQSFDLALSACQGIEPFHDNSILKMKAEAMLEAGQYEEAANIYKTAAFKGDSLNKDMLQRHEEVYQANYKIQKALLDKELLTKQYRWIYVGASAIILILMLLAIIRAFRIHRQLRDSEKETRHALETIEAANKMKEYFLQNITYEIRIPLNTVVGFSELLSTEKNLSEEEIQEYSAAIKNNSEKLLALINNILDLSRLEAGMMRFNVQECDAVELCREAKMMVNMQTTLVNPEFHTTLETLPIQADSRWFLKLLSSLLSVPRLYDGNICQVEYTLTREEQRLKITVKGSPLYQVWEDEQEQRILHDINRLYLGAFKGNYQVSEGVEKVVTITYPLT from the coding sequence ATGAAGAAAGCAACATTAATTATTTTGTTTATATCCGGAATGCTATTCCAAATAAAAGCATACCCATCCCACCAAACAGAGCAACAATTCCGCGACAGCATTTTTCAGGTCGTCAAATCCGAGACTAATGATACACTTCGTTCAAAGATATTGAGAGATGCTTTCCAGCAATACATAGGAAAAAAGGTTGGTACAGAATTTCTCGACTCCGCTCTTGTACTTTCCAGACAGAAAGGAATGCACGAAGAAGAGTTATACACTCTTTTTGATTATTGCCGCCACTATGAATTCCAGGCTGACGCTTCTGAGATGGAACGGTGTTTTCAGAATCTGAAAGAAGCCAGCTACCGATATAAGGATTACTCGCTCTATTATACAATCTGGTTATCCATATTACAGACCAAGTGTGCCCAGGGAGACACAGAATACGCCATCATGCAAGCCCGGGAAATGCAAAAAGAAGCCGATCGCATCCAATACGACAGGGGAGTATTCGTTTCACTCATCGCCTTGGCACAAGCACAAGACTTTGCTGAACAATATGACGAAGCGGTTGCAAGCTATAAACAAGCTTTGATAGTAAATCCGGATGCCAACAACCATTCTCTGATGCTGATACACGAGAATTTGGCGGGAATATATCTGGCACAACAGAAGTATACAGAAGCCCGCAGTGAATTGGAGCTGCTACAAGAGGTCTTGAAAAAGATGGTAGAAGAGGATCCGCAATCCACAAATATATTGAGAAACATTTTTTTAGAAACAGAGATCTATTTCGGTATGGTTTATGCTAAGGCCGAAGACAAAGATAGCCTTAAATTGCATTTGGCAAGGGCAGAAAAGTACTACGATAAGGATATATTCTTCAGCTACTATATTGATTACCATGCTCTATGGGGCGTATACTATAAGCTCATAAAAGACTGGGGAAAGTGTTTCCAATCATTCGATCTGGCCTTGTCAGCCTGTCAGGGGATAGAGCCTTTCCATGACAACAGTATTCTCAAGATGAAAGCAGAGGCTATGCTAGAGGCAGGTCAATACGAAGAAGCAGCCAACATCTACAAAACAGCCGCCTTCAAAGGGGACTCTCTCAACAAAGATATGCTGCAACGCCATGAAGAAGTATATCAAGCTAATTACAAGATCCAAAAAGCCTTATTAGATAAAGAATTGTTGACCAAACAATATCGCTGGATATACGTCGGGGCATCTGCCATTATACTTATCCTGATGCTTCTTGCCATCATACGTGCCTTTCGCATTCACCGGCAATTACGTGATTCGGAAAAAGAAACCCGGCATGCGTTAGAAACGATAGAAGCAGCAAATAAAATGAAAGAGTATTTTCTGCAAAATATCACTTATGAAATCCGCATACCACTGAATACAGTCGTAGGTTTTTCCGAACTATTATCTACCGAGAAAAATCTTTCCGAGGAGGAAATACAGGAGTATTCGGCAGCCATAAAGAATAACTCTGAAAAGCTACTGGCCTTGATAAACAACATCCTTGATTTATCACGCCTTGAAGCTGGCATGATGCGGTTTAACGTACAGGAATGTGATGCCGTAGAACTTTGCCGGGAAGCAAAGATGATGGTAAACATGCAGACCACGTTAGTGAATCCGGAATTCCACACCACTCTGGAGACATTACCCATCCAGGCGGATAGCAGATGGTTCCTCAAACTGCTTTCATCATTATTGTCCGTACCAAGGTTATATGACGGAAATATCTGCCAAGTAGAATACACACTGACCAGAGAAGAGCAACGCCTTAAAATCACAGTAAAAGGAAGTCCTCTCTACCAAGTGTGGGAAGACGAACAGGAACAACGTATCTTGCACGACATCAACCGGCTTTATCTGGGGGCATTTAAAGGGAACTATCAGGTTTCAGAAGGAGTGGAAAAAGTGGTTACAATTACTTATCCTCTGACTTAA
- a CDS encoding sensor histidine kinase, producing the protein MKKPVFILLFLLSPFLSSYANQDSKQDSLWKVANQYMQEQQYEKAANLYKELGDRIETDYKEINSHKVKDLRKTYSIDELQLANNQQQNHLLLVALIILPCFIIAAIFCFIYLKKQAKKLMFSRRKLQKAEKAVEDSIRNKSLFISNMSHEIRTPLNALSGFSDVLTTPGIDDETRKQCNDIIQLNSRLLLNLVNDVVDISCLDVTNMKFNLKQCDAVDLCEGIVQTLEGIKQTQAEIFFKTELPSLEIETDTLRLHQVLINILVNATKFTKEGSITLLLEQNEKGMAQFSITDTGCGIPLEKQGRIFERFERVNEKSQGTGLGLAICQLIISRLGGNIWIDPQYTDGSRFVFTHPLKQEDKA; encoded by the coding sequence ATGAAAAAGCCTGTCTTCATACTACTATTTCTGCTTTCCCCGTTTCTTAGCAGTTATGCCAATCAGGACAGTAAACAAGATAGTCTCTGGAAAGTTGCTAATCAGTATATGCAAGAACAGCAATATGAAAAAGCCGCCAATCTGTATAAAGAATTGGGAGACCGAATTGAAACGGATTACAAAGAAATCAACTCCCATAAAGTAAAGGATTTACGCAAGACATACTCCATAGACGAACTGCAACTAGCCAACAATCAGCAACAGAATCATTTGCTATTAGTAGCCCTCATCATATTGCCCTGTTTCATCATTGCTGCAATCTTTTGCTTCATCTACCTGAAAAAACAAGCCAAAAAGTTAATGTTCTCAAGGCGGAAGTTACAGAAAGCAGAGAAAGCGGTAGAAGACTCGATACGCAACAAAAGCCTTTTCATTTCAAACATGAGCCACGAAATCCGGACTCCATTGAATGCCTTGTCCGGCTTTTCCGATGTACTGACCACTCCCGGCATCGATGATGAAACCCGGAAACAATGCAATGATATCATCCAGTTGAACTCCCGCCTGCTACTGAATCTGGTGAACGATGTGGTAGACATATCCTGCCTTGACGTAACGAACATGAAGTTCAACCTTAAACAATGTGATGCCGTGGACTTATGCGAAGGTATCGTTCAAACATTAGAAGGCATCAAGCAGACACAAGCTGAAATCTTCTTCAAAACCGAACTCCCATCCTTAGAAATCGAGACCGATACCCTCCGGTTGCACCAAGTGCTAATCAATATATTAGTCAATGCCACCAAGTTCACAAAGGAAGGAAGCATCACCCTGCTACTGGAACAAAACGAAAAAGGTATGGCGCAATTCTCCATCACCGATACCGGTTGCGGCATTCCGTTAGAAAAACAAGGCAGAATATTCGAACGCTTCGAAAGAGTAAACGAGAAATCCCAGGGAACAGGTCTTGGATTGGCTATCTGTCAACTCATCATCAGCCGCCTTGGCGGGAATATCTGGATAGACCCGCAATATACCGATGGTTCACGGTTCGTCTTCACCCACCCATTAAAGCAGGAGGACAAGGCATGA